DNA sequence from the Carassius carassius chromosome 6, fCarCar2.1, whole genome shotgun sequence genome:
CTGACAGCCCACCAAAAACCCACATGGGGCCCACATGGAAATGTTGGCTGGGAAACTAGTTAATCAAGATGTAATCAGACTATTGTCTCATTCTAACGAACAACAAAAAACCCCGATTAATTCTAAAACTAGCAATCCATTAAATCCGCATTAGGTGTCGCTCAAAACCCACTTTAGATGACTCATCATCAACTTCAAATTATGCGCATTAGGCATGATTGAGATTAGCAAAATCTGAACAGAACCGATCACCGCGAgacagggccgtcgctagtggggtgaaaggtggtgacgattataggggcccaccgCCCACGGCTGGGGGGCCAACGAtctcaaccgactggctgaggccagcctaaaaatatGCTCAGGAcagacgggccactgctgcgcatcgtcacgaaagctaaTCTTtatcacgtgtttttaagcctaaccatttgtcgatttaaacattaaagcatccaaacacaagaagcggaaaagctgaactgagtagctggttactcgcgcgctgtgttcggtgcgcacgagagagatcgagagccatgtatcacggacagcgacaccgaaccgagctctcttctgcgaagttctcctcaaagTCTCTCCTGCACCTGagcgaacaaatacaaatctcagtttgaacaaacaaaaagatgtgaaaaagcCCAATTCAGTAGgctaccgcggtgttctggtgttcagggctcacgcagagaaaggcgtctcaaaacgcttgaacaccgaatttgcttctttttgctcttgtgccgacaaatacatacaaaatgtgtcaaaataccTGCCTGTTATAATAACCGtaagttatttcttaagtgaaagtaaacagttgagggaaaaaatgggatgtgtattattttggatgcgttcatcatctcttaaagggaatgcgtctaatttagctactggctgctgtaatgttaatcaaagacaatgaaagaaaatcactcactgctcttgactgaattacattttagttttaacaagaatttatgcaTAGTCAAACCAAACactattcagacaccagatataacttttaatgtttatattttactaCTAGGTACAGGACACTAATTCGTTTATGTAAGTGAGTAGGCTATAGTAAAATTAAGCGAACTGTGAcgtattatacccaaagaatcttcatacagtgaactactagtgaaattgataaaaattgtacatctatctatctatctatctatctatctatctatctatctatctatctatctatctatctatctatctatctatctataaaattgggaccaaaaattattcagcaccttataaagcaccacgtattgcttatgtgtttctttttattctgaattgctaatgcaaccttttcacaccacagtctgaacaaaattaattatcgcttggtaattggtcaacaaagtattgatagtagtgtaaatattgtcataataacagttgtctgtagttatGGTTGATTGTAATCAATTACATTTCTAAGTTATGACATTATCGAGACGAATTTGTTCTAACACAGTTTAactaagttcttgtcatattttataaccatttttcaagcgatagcaaataaactgtaatgtaatgtgagaaatgttgaaggtgtctgaataaattttggtttgattgtatacttcatttttacattgaagactgtccagtgctattttacatttaattatttgatttctgtacctggtcacctacaaacttgaaaaaaacttaaacattgtgtaaatagcacaaataaataaaaatgaacgaacatacaaattaaaccatttcaaacagggcccactggtacaaccttcaccggggccccgctgaccccagctacagccctgccgcgagatgcatgccggttagaaaagtTACTtccgccttgctctgatgtcatgctgatgTGTGCCAAAAAACTCTCGCGATGGCGAGGCGGCTGTGTCGGATTGAGCAGTCgaatctgatacgctggacactggcaattgatcgtttgtcctgggactgtctgagcttctccctgtacagacagatactaacacacatacactgagaactcatctaaaattcaaggctttctagcactggcgagtgtcttaccattacggttggatacacacacataatacgtggacattaatcttgaggaaaagaaatacagggtagaacaggattctttaatatctcataagcgcacataaggttacacatttcactcttgccataacttgattaatagtcaaacaagaaatcatgtaataatataattaatatcagaatgaaggatatggcaactcggcatacACTCCTTCACTACAAAACAGCTTTGATttgcatagtatggaaaaaactATGGACGTGAAATGGTGGCAGAAACCTGCTTGTTTGCAAACATTCTTCTAAATttcctcctttgtgttcagcGGAACAAAGGAATTGATGCACATAATGACAAAACTGTGGTATTTCGATTACATCCACTTCTCCATTGTTTACATTTGCAGGCGACAAAACAGCAAGCTTCAGGAAGTGTCCGACTTCAGAGGTCTTTTTTGACCCCTCCCCTTACTGCAGCCGCCTAGTCTCGCCTACATTTCAGGCAAGGCAAGttgcatctcaaacaagcctatttTCTGCCTCTCTGCGGAACTTCACTGTGATTGGAGAGATGGGTTTTGACTGGCTCTGAGATCGACCTATTGTTGGCTAGCCATGTGCTTCGTTTGGCCCGTGCAACCACTTTTATACCTGCAGTTAAAGACAgaatatgtaagattttttttaattaaaatatccaaaaaccactagtaGCCAATAATATGTatttgctgacttgtgtacttacaaTATCTCAAATGTTTCTAAGAATGTTAcaatccagagaaataagcaattttaactagtgacTCTGATCTTTTCCATTGTGTCAACTGCCAATGGCGTCACAATCCCTCAATTTccagttttgttttgtagaaaacatggaaacaccaaagacaCTTTAATATGTTGTGTTTTAATAGACCAGTTATGACTCCACACGCATTATAACAaaactttcaaatgtatctagtatgataaaacatGCTGTTTTCCCCCCACAACAAACACAAGACCAGAAGGAGTCTAAACCAATGTTTAACAATCTTATACATTATACCCTTTTATATGCTTGCCTATAGAAAATACACATAATCAATAAGGTTTTTGAATTCTACCTTTTAATATTTGCGTTTTACAACATTATACTAAAATGCAAACTGGCAGTCAGTGGAGCAAAGCTTTTTCTGCCcttcaggcaatgactttgcaggcagcgatTTTGCATGAAGGCACCTCTTGAAACAGATTTCAGACAGGtttctgaggcagagtaatggttaaatgatctacagcaaaatatagagagctttggtgataactaagtgtatatttcattactgcaatattaatttctcactAGAAATTACATCAAAAGTGGAAAAATTTATCAAACATGTAcaattacacacaaactgaccaccaaccTCAACTTTAAtacaccatttttattttttggcttaactgtcacagaattgaatgcaaaggattgtgggatatcaaaggcagcgaaggatacatctatgttGCCTTCAAAAATCGGCCAGATGAAGGTATCTCAGCACACAGGAACTGAAGATAACGTTgaattcggacgtgccttgatgccttcctacctccgaaggcagcatttttcagtttttggatgcagccatGGAGTGAAAGCTGGAAGAGCaagatgtattaaaatataattttttttttttttaccaattttacGACTCATGGACAAAATCACTTATCTGTGATCAAATATTGTGAGAGCTGATGTTGGGGAATATAGTCAAATTTATGCTAAATTATTATTGATACAGTCAAAAACTATCaaactgctttaaaaataaaatcagaagcTTTAACTTAGTTTTAgctaactaaaatataaaacaattggtaaatctgaataaaaaaaaaatcatccaaatagaattaattgttttatgtagcctatttcaaaaatataaatctatcaaaaataaaaaaatgaatttggcCCCAAACAATCCAACTGAATTGTAGTGCTCATGCAGTGCATACATATACAGTAGGGTTGCAGAATTTGTTTTGAGCATGTATATtaaggtgtttgtgtgtgtctgtgtgtgtaagagagagagggggggggggacatttcagcttctttttttaatgttgtgcATTTTGATGCCTTTGGGTAGGAGCCAGGGGCTGCCACTTAAAGTACTGTGGCTTCCCCACTCAAATGTAGATTCAGAGTGTTCTCCATAGTGGGTTTGAACAAAACTAGGACTGTTTGGCTCTGGACAAAGcctcagtgctttaagtgggagCCCCCTTAACATATTCATACTAAAAACAAAACTTCAGTTctgatttcatggggacttttGTTTTAAGGGTATGGATGGAAGGGGTCTCAATTAAATAGTATATAAACTTTTGGGTTTTTTCATAAATTTTACAGAAATAgttgtattttgttgtattaccgttaacctttttctttaaaaaaaaataataatttcacaaaaGTGAGAGTAGCATATGGAGCAAGAAATTTTgttacaaacagaaaaaaataaaaatttaatttagagACATGTATTACAGATGTATAAAGGAgtgattcctttttttttaatgtttagtcTATGTATTGTAAGTTTAATACATCAGTCAAGCACAACAGAACttcaaaatatttattgcattaaaatcaATAGACAGTTTTATCAAGTCACTTTCACATTGAACTCATTTTATCAAAAGCATGAACACAAGTTTAAATAACCTCCCAAAAGACAACCTTAGACCATTCAATTAAGACCATCTCTGCCAAACAAACATTGTACGTCAACCCcatgaatattttaattatgaACATCAGCAGCAGGTCTGCAGAAATATGACCCAGAGTGCCAATTAAACTTATTTCTCTGAGGTAGACCTGAAGTGTGGGGGCATATAAACGTCCTTCAGTAGTCTTGCCCATCTGAAGAATTGGTGCAGTGGCAGGGTGTCATTTCTGAGGGTTCAGATGTCTTTGTTTACCTGGCCGTTCAACCTCTGCCTcagttttttttcctgtaaaggAAGGTGCGCAGGTGCACTTAAAGCTTTAAACCGTGGCTGAAAAAATTCTACAGGACTAGATCCAGCATCTTCTGTGGAAACGTCACCTGAAAGTACCTCTGGTCTCAATGGTGGATATGGTGTCAGGGTGTCACTCTGAGGCTTTTGACTTCTTTGTTCGATTGGCCATTCTGGGTGGATTTCAGGATTCTGCATGTATCCAAATGAAGGATCCTGATTGTAAGCAAGTTGTGCATCAGCTTTTTCCAGTGAAGGAAGGTGCACAGGTAAACTTTCAATTGAAGCTTGGGACCGTGGCTGTAAAAATCCTATAGAACTAGATCCAATATTTTCTGTGGAAACAGCACCTGAAAGTACCTCTGGTCTCAATGGTGGATATGAAAGTTCGGAAAACTGACTGGGCTGGTATTGTGAGTGACTTGAGATTCCTGTGCCAGGGTTATGGATAACAGACCTCTGATATGGATTTGGAGATTGGTCTCCACCAGTCTGATACTGCAGATACTCCGGTCTCTGGCTTGAGGCTGACATAAATTGTCTCGAGTCTTGAGACAACACTTTAACAGGAAAGTGTCTGGTTGACCAAGGCTGTTGGATTGACCCATAAGGTTGACTAGGCTTTTGGTAAGATTGTGACTGGAAGGGTCTTGAATCTTGAGAAGCAGGGTGAGGAGGATATGGCCTTGTTTGAGATTGCAGATTTATGGGAATACGCGGAGAAGTAGATGATAAGGGTGTGGTGGGACCTTGACGACCATAACCATTTTGGTAGAAGTACCGCTGGTACCGAGGAGGCTGGAAATGTTGAGTTGGCTGGTAAAGTGGGGCACCAGAATCAAGGGAGCTGGAAGCTACATCACTAGTCAGTTGATGTTCGGAGTACCCTTTCATGGGAGGTGTATCAGGATTAGCAGGTACAAGCGGAGTAATGTCAGGCTTTTGATATCTAGGATTTTGATATTGCGAAGGCGGATTTGGAACAGGAGGCCGAAACGTCTGTGGGTGAATTTGCAGTTTTTGACCATCATCGGAGCATAGGAAATAACCAGGTGGAATATACTGTGCCAAGCTGGCAAAAGCAGGATTTACTTGAAGTGGATTAGGTTTAGGAAAGTTCTGAGCTGACCCATAAGGCTGATACGGTGCAGCTCTAGGGACAGGTGCTCTTGAAAGTTGATATTCCAGAGCTGGTGAAGACTCTGTTTGAGAAGGAGTTGAAGCAGGCCTTTCAAAATGAGAATGCATGTGGTGAGATTCAGGTTTAGGAGCCTTAGTGACTAGATCATCAAGTTCCGGTTGTGTCTGGGCATAAGGGACATGGGACTGTCCATTTTGAATATTGGAGCTAAACCCGGAGCGCAGGACAGTAGGATCAGTGGTCGGAGCATAAGTCATGGCAGGAGTCACATGTTTACTTTCTAAATGGTCTCGGTGAGCTGGCCGTGTTGGTATGGGAAGTGAAAATGGGAAGTTTACAGCTAGATTAAAAGAGCCAGGCAAAGGTGGTATTTTAGGTAGCAAAGGACTTCGGAGTCGAGAGGGTGCTCTAGCGGCATTTCCTGCCGGTTGCTTAACGGGAAATGCTTGCTCCTCCACTATCTGACTGGGTAATGCTTTTGTAGGAAATCCAGGAGGTATCTTTTGGTATACATTGGGTTCCCTTTTTGGCAGTTGTTGGTTTGTCACAGAAAGTCCTGAGTCCTTGATTGGAAACACTGGTCTTGGCTCATGTGGACAGGACAGTGTGATCACCTTGTCTTTTAGTTTCAATTTCAGATCAGAACGACCATCCTGAGTCACATTTAAACCACATgtcagaaataatttaaaacctTCAATAGTTGAAATACTGCACCAACagttacaaaaaacaaacactgtaCTTACTCTGACGGTGATACCACAGCTTGTATATGCAACGGAGAAGGTGAGACCTCCTTGCTTGGACAGTTTCTGGTGCCAGCATCGAGTTGCCACATAAAGCAGAGGTGCCCATTCTCCATTTACTACGAAAACATTAGCAAATATCTGCAAGACCACAAGTTTGACACCTCACAGAAACCCCTTCACCCCACCATTACTCAATACGTACATGTAACAGACAGTTCATCTGCTGTTCCATCACCAACAGTCAACTCCATGTTATTGTTCTTACATGTGATGGAGGGAGGGGTCACACTTACAGGACAGGACAGGTCAAGATCTGCCCCAT
Encoded proteins:
- the LOC132142637 gene encoding histone acetyltransferase p300-like — translated: MELTVGDGTADELSVTLNGEWAPLLYVATRCWHQKLSKQGGLTFSVAYTSCGITVRDGRSDLKLKLKDKVITLSCPHEPRPVFPIKDSGLSVTNQQLPKREPNVYQKIPPGFPTKALPSQIVEEQAFPVKQPAGNAARAPSRLRSPLLPKIPPLPGSFNLAVNFPFSLPIPTRPAHRDHLESKHVTPAMTYAPTTDPTVLRSGFSSNIQNGQSHVPYAQTQPELDDLVTKAPKPESHHMHSHFERPASTPSQTESSPALEYQLSRAPVPRAAPYQPYGSAQNFPKPNPLQVNPAFASLAQYIPPGYFLCSDDGQKLQIHPQTFRPPVPNPPSQYQNPRYQKPDITPLVPANPDTPPMKGYSEHQLTSDVASSSLDSGAPLYQPTQHFQPPRYQRYFYQNGYGRQGPTTPLSSTSPRIPINLQSQTRPYPPHPASQDSRPFQSQSYQKPSQPYGSIQQPWSTRHFPVKVLSQDSRQFMSASSQRPEYLQYQTGGDQSPNPYQRSVIHNPGTGISSHSQYQPSQFSELSYPPLRPEVLSGAVSTENIGSSSIGFLQPRSQASIESLPVHLPSLEKADAQLAYNQDPSFGYMQNPEIHPEWPIEQRSQKPQSDTLTPYPPLRPEVLSGDVSTEDAGSSPVEFFQPRFKALSAPAHLPLQEKKLRQRLNGQVNKDI